One genomic window of Erinaceus europaeus chromosome 7, mEriEur2.1, whole genome shotgun sequence includes the following:
- the RESF1 gene encoding retroelement silencing factor 1 yields the protein MSDSSLQKQSPLPPMPLQVKNSEPPNSEGMLPSKAMVTGPSFHYTATQGNRRYDCRFTSQLPPLQSAQQTTKHSPADTPQARDTQAPSARNGLYRSSHQPWADRSEKDSLTGNVTVPFCDVTGCPSILSQPFIEPRRPSVMTGAPTLAPSNSEKGLGPCSQPSNSVIDTHATKESLVRDMKKLVEIKKKFSELARKIKINKDLLISAGCIKTSTSYKELTQHSALALKDTARLQPGPQVPAQILPGPPLPTQIQSRILAQIQPQILAQIPPGPQVTVVPTEKPPILLASEEAAKSSSVQEAKHRKPEPVGYISADTTCMAPAQLHGKHILTPARPSVVDIAQAAVGDAAQFPPGNPASLQQSTPGNPPLAAAPHLEQPQPLKDHTSKTSSTYKSSLLHYLLHDSSPKRGADDPVSGTQSLEPQPSTHTAGGQPDSRAEETPGTTGTPVPGSPLLAGQASSASSLAAPQGGNPCSLELLATCLSLWKKPPSEPATSGVASVEGQPVATCTRNSLLPSAEGHPEGRVPATPQNAVLVVQNHEPGGAILTKGTELQIAVVTPIILSEAKVPVPAPALEPIFPVIKEGSVCSLQDPLTKSVSTSLTACVSATSPLVSTKASPLAHKGKPDHCSNRSSEDTRPTHASHGGGLDSEPQEPSAPSSSGSSENILQIDSICSLVEGDTSYNSQIAKMFSVPPLQKAEPQTPPCSTLTEQASGHTGKRDSGPQEDGCVQGPAQPHIPAAPVAPLGPPRAEPPKQEGTDSGAAEGCMRSASEDGATGPRCSPIPQGTAVPTTSTAQDALGAGALEEEKEEVEESPDSGLDDQLLELLKEFPYGLEPACRPLPQPMPEQTPTGSATPKDASDQIQITVLSSKQMKELFPEQDEPAKPPEQGPAMEQEPATTEGHGDCPLAAATSAESPDCVIMDMEKDISCCALGWLGKIYEGVPPCHCQPAKKRKREERHPSGPGGNSEKQKEKTSRKSGHATSSQDLPCLHTKASPTAHDRKKTEEGKTGGDKAHAKHGGNCSSSSTPRTEADPRNSRKPGALHSHRSSTKWTIEQFSFHATSSTAKITQEKLQKKPCLQGTSPFKAKVSFLSSKSKDLHRKPGSLVSALTSPEKRKLKLKAGGSLQGLWGKRKREEGNGSGLASSFNKKREEHRGIVETDAPKLCLSSSSPCEPTAKEKPASLDTRPSMAAEGSSKGSRASSLEYLQRQKHKDGLRASKKNYRKISSRDSQFLRAGKLGMRPGLSKKHGGPGQSSGEPLGLNILGKSFRAYHKEPKPLSSHERGAAEPRPAEKMRADRPRGDKLASQEDTSLPAPGQAKDQRKLYLNRVGFRCTERESICLSKLEGSPQKPSRDKQQAHMEPGSPFAGREGLEKCSMLEFKLCPETLIKSVGSAEERREKACPRRERPPVQGAVRGWRPQFQG from the exons ATGTCTGACTCCTCTCTGCAGAAGCAGAGTCCTCTGCCCCCCATGCCCCTGCAGGTTAAAAATAGTGAGCCTCCAAACTCTGAGGGGATGCTCCCATCCAAGGCAATGGTCACTGGACCCTCCTTTCACTACACAGCAACTCAAGGCAACAGAAGGTACGACTGCAGGTTCACAAGTCAGCTGCCCCCCTTGCAGAGTGCTCAGCAGACCACGAAACACTCCCCGGCCGACACACCCCAGGCCCGGGACACTCAGGCCCCCTCTGCCAGGAACGGCTTATATAGAAGCTCCCACCAGCCCTGGGCAGACAGGAGCGAGAAAGACAGCCTCACTGGGAATGTGACAGTGCCGTTCTGTGATGTGACAGGCTGCCCCAGCATCCTCAGCCAGCCCTTCATTGAGCCCAGGAGACCCTCTGTTATGACAGGTGCTCCAACCCTCGCTCCCAGTAATTCAGAGAAAGGGTTGGGGCCTTGCAGCCAGCCGTCAAACTCAGTCATAGACACACATGCCACCAAGGAAAGCTTAGTGAGGGACATGAAAAAGCTGGTAGAAATAAAGAAGAAGTTTTCAGAACTTGCGCGGAAAATCAAGATCAACAAGGATCTTTTAATATCAGCTGGGTGTATTAAGACAAGTACCTCTTACAAAGAGTTAACTCAGCATTCTGCACTGGCTCTGAAAGACACGGCCCGCCTCCAGCCTGGTCCACAAGTCCCAGCTCAAATTCTTCCTGGTCCACCGCTCCCGACCCAAATTCAGTCGAGGATTCTGGCCCAGATACAGCCTCAGATCCTGGCACAGATTCCACCTGGTCCCCAGGTCACTGTGGTCCCCACAGAGAAGCCACCCATACTTCTGGCTTCCGAAGAAGCAGCCAAGAGTTCTAGTGTGCAGGAAGCAAAGCACAGAAAGCCCGAGCCAGTCGGTTACATTTCAGCTGACACCACCTGCATGGCACCTGCGCAGCTCCACGGCAAGCACATTCTGACCCCTGCGAGGCCCTCTGTTGTGGACATCGCCCAGGCTGCCGTGGGAGATGCTGCACAGTTTCCACCAGGGAACCCTGCGAGCCTTCAGCAGAGCACGCCAGGAAACCCTCCCTTAGCTGCTGCCCCACACTTGGAGCAGCCGCAGCCTCTCAAAGACCACACCTCAAAGACCAGCTCCACTTACAAAAGCTCTCTGCTACACTACCTCCTACATGACAGTTCTCCAAAGAGAGGAGCAGATGACCCTGTCTCCGGAACGCAGAGTCTTGAGCCGCAGCCCAGCACACACACCGCTGGGGGCCAGCCGGACTCGAGAGCTGAAGAAACTCCTGGTACCACAGGCACCCCTGTCCCGGGCAGCCCGCTCCTTGCGGGGCAGGCCTCCTCGGCCAGCAGCCTGGCAGCCCCTCAGGGTGGCAACCCCTGCTCCTTGGAGTTGCTGGCCACTTGTCTGTCCCTATGGAAGAAGCCTCCTTCAGAGCCGGCCACATCTGGGGTGGCATCTGTTGAAGGACAGCCTGTGGCCACCTGTACCAGGAACTCACTGCTTCCCTCAGCTGAGGGGCATCCTGAGGGCAGGGTGCCTGCCACCCCACAGAATGCGGTACTGGTAGTGCAGAACCATGAGCCTGGGGGTGCCATCCTCACAAAGGGCACAGAGCTGCAGATCGCTGTGGTGACACCCATCATCCTCTCTGAGGCCAAGGTGCCAGTGCCTGCACCTGCTCTGGAGCCGATATTCCCCGTCATCAAGGAGGGCAGCGTTTGCAGCTTGCAAGACCCGCTGACCAAGAGTGTCTCAACCAGCCTGACTGCCTGTGTGAGTGCCACCAGCCCTCTCGTCAGCACCAAGGCCTCCCCCCTTGCTCACAAGGGGAAGCCAGACCACTGCTCCAACAGAAGCTCTGAGGATACTCGGCCCACCCATGCCAGCCACGGGGGAGGCCTGGACTCTGAACCTCAGGAGCCCTCTGCCCCCAGCAGCTCTGGGTCGAGTGAGAACATCCTACAGATCGACTCGATCTGCTCTCTGGTGGAAGGAGACACCTCTTACAATTCCCAGATAGCAAAGATGTTCTCTGTGCCCCCATTGCAGAAGGCTGAGCCACAAACCCCACCCTGCAGTACCCTGACAGAGCAGGCCAGTGGCCACACAGGGAAACGGGACTCTGGTCCTCAAGAAGATGGGTGTGTGCAGGGTCCGGCTCAGCCCCACATACCAGCTGCCCCTGTAGCTCCCCTTGGGCCCCCTAGGGCGGAGCCCCCAAAGCAAGAGGGCACAGACAGTGGGGCTGCAGAGGGCTGCATGAGGTCTGCCTCCGAGGATGGGGCAACTGGCCCACGGTGCTCACCCATCCCTCAGGGGACTGCGGTGCCGACTACCAGCACTGCCCAGGATGCCCTGGGAGCGGGGGCccttgaggaagagaaggaagaggtggaggagagcCCAGACTCTGGCCTAGACGACCAGCTGTTGGAACTCCTCAAAGAGTTTCCCTATGGGCTTGAGCCTGCGTGCAGACCCCTGCCCCAACCCATGCCTGAGCAGACCCCCACAGGCTCTGCCACTCCCAAGGATGCCTCAGATCAGATACAGATCACCGTCCTCAGCTCAAAGCAAATGAAAGAACTGTTCCCGGAGCAAGATGAGCCAGCAAAGCCGCCAGAGCAGGGGCCTGCCATGGAGCAGGAGCCTGCCACCACAGAGGGCCACGGGGATTGCCCCCTGGCAGCTGCCACCAGTGCAGAGAGTCCTGACTGTGTCATCATGGACATGGAGAAGGACATCTCTTGTTGCGCCCTGGGTTGGCTGGGCAAGATTTACGAGGGCGTGCCCCCCTGCCATTGCCAGCCTgccaagaagaggaaaagagaggagaggcatcCTTCGGGGCCCGGTGGCaatagtgagaaacagaaggaaaagacTTCCCGGAAGAGCGGCCATGCCACCTCTAGCCAAGATTTGCCATGCCTCCACACCAAGGCCTCCCCGACCGCTCACGACAGGAAGAAGACAGAAGAAGGCAAGACTGGCGGGGACAAGGCCCATGCCAAGCATGGTGGCAActgtagcagcagcagcacaccCAGGACTGAGGCAGATCCCAGGAACAGCAGGAAGCCAGGCGCTCTGCACAGTCACAGAAGCAGCACCAAGTGGACCATAGAGCAGTTCAGCTTCCATGCCACCAGCAGCACAGCCAAGATAACCCAGGAGAAACTGCAGAAgaagccctgcctgcagggcaccaGCCCCTTCAAGGCAAAGGTAAGCTTCCTGTCCAGTAAGAGCAAAGACCTGCACAGGAAGCCCGGTTCCTTGGTATCCGCTTTGACTTCGCCAGAGAAGAGGAAGCTGAAGCTGAAGGCGGGTGGCTCCCTCCAGGGGCTTTGGGGCAAAAGGAAACGTGAGGAAGGCAATGGGAGTGGGCTGGCCTCTTCCTTCAATAAGAAGAGAGAGGAGCACAGGGGCATTGTGGAAACTGATGCCCCCAAGCtgtgcctctcctcctcttccccctgtgAGCCCACTGCCAAGGAAAAGCCAGCATCTCTGGATACCAGGCCCTCAATGGCTGCAGAGGGGTCCTCCAAGGGGAGCAGAGCCAGCTCCCTGGAGTACCTGCAGAGGCAGAAACATAAAGATGGCCTCAGGGCCTCGAAGAAAAACTACAGGAAGATCTCGTCCCGGGATTCTCAATTCCTGCGGGCCGGCAAGCTGGGCATGCGGCCTGGCCTAAGCAAGAAGCACGGTGGTCCCGGCCAGAGCTCCGGGGAGCCCCTGGGCCTCAACATCCTTGGCAAAAGCTTCCGAGCCTACCACAAGGAACCCAAGCCCCTCAGCTCACACGAGAGAGGTGCTGCTGAGCCCAGGCCAGCAGAGAAGATGCGAGCAGACAGGCCCAGAGGGGACAAGCTGGCCAGCCAGGAGGACACCAGCCTCCCCGCACCTGGCCAGGccaaggaccagaggaagctGTACCTCAACAGGGTGGGTTTCCGCTGCACGGAGCGCGAGAGCATCTGCCTATCTAAGCTGGAGGGCTCCCCGCAGAAGCCGAGCAGAGACAAGCAGCAGGCGCACATGGAGCCTGGGAGCCCCTttgcaggcagggagggcctGGAAAAGTGCAGCATGCTGGAGTTCAAACTTTGCCCTGAAACCTTAATCAAGAGTGTCGGCTCGGCCGAGGAGCGCAGGGAGAAGGCCTGTCCGCGCAGGGAGCGTCCCCCCGTGCAAGGTGCAGTGAGGGGCTGGCGGCCCCAG TTTCAGGGATAA